A section of the Ferroacidibacillus organovorans genome encodes:
- the rpoB gene encoding DNA-directed RNA polymerase subunit beta, producing MQGHVVQYGRRQRRTYSRVSEVHELPNLIEIQQKSYEWFLNEGLREMFADISPIQDFTGNLVLEFIDYSLGEPKYSVDESKERDVTYAAPLRVKVRLINRETGEVKEQEVFMGDFPLMTETGTFIINGAERVIVSQLVRSPSVYFNAKIDKNGKRTFSATVIPNRGAWLELETDAKDIIYVRIDRTRKIPVTVLLRALGFSTDAEILNLLGEDDYLRNTLEKDSTDSTEKALTEIYERLRPGEPPTVENARNLLSSRFFDPKRYDLANVGRYKINKKLHLKNRLLNQRLAETLVDPETGEVIAEPGQLIDRRLLDRLTVYLENGLNQVTLRSNAGLLEDPTIVMQEVRILSQLEEGKSIKVIGNGQIDRQVKNIIPADIIASINYFMNLLHGVGTTDDIDHLGNRRLRSVGELLQNQFRIGLSRMERVVRERMSIQDANAITPQALINIRPVIAAIKEFFGSSQLSQFMDQTNPLAELTHKRRLSALGPGGLTRERAGFEVRDVHPSHYGRMCPIETPEGPNIGLINSLSTYARINEFGFIETPYRRLDPDTGRISEVADYLTADEEDNYVIGQAVAKLTEDNRMVEDEQIVRYKGDILTMPKERVDYIDVSPKQVVSVATAMIPFLENDDANRALMGSNMQRQAVPLLVTEAPFVGTGMEHKAAKDSGVVIVARHDGVVERVTANEIIVRTELQVDGQLVKGDAVRYRCQKFMRSNQGTCINQRPLVRIGDRVKRGDILADGPATEQGELALGRNVLVAFMTWEGYNYEDAILLSETMVKDDVYTSIHIEEYECEARDTKLGPEEITRDIPNVGEEALRNLDDRGIIRIGAEIFANDILVGKVTPKGVTELTAEERLLHAIFGEKAREVRDTSQRVPNGGAGIVVDVKVFTRENGDELPPGVNQLVRVYIAQKRKISEGDKMAGRHGNKGVVARIMPIEDMPYLPDGTPVQIVLNPLGVPSRMNIGQVLETHLGMAAKMLGIHVATPVFDGAHESDVFDALEEAGLARDGKTVLYDGRTGERFDGRVTVGYVYMLKLAHLVDDKIHARSTGPYSLVTQQPLGGKAQFGGQRFGEMEVWALEAYGAAYTLQEILTVKSDDVVGRVKTYEAIVKGENVPEPGVPESFKVLIKELQSLGLDVKILSEDEQEIAMREVDEDDDTSEKLNFSLEMRELGDD from the coding sequence GCTGATGACCGAGACGGGCACGTTTATCATCAACGGTGCCGAGCGCGTTATCGTCAGTCAGCTTGTTCGCTCGCCGAGTGTGTACTTTAATGCAAAGATTGACAAAAACGGTAAACGCACATTTAGTGCGACGGTGATTCCGAATCGCGGCGCCTGGCTTGAGCTTGAGACGGACGCGAAAGACATAATATATGTTCGCATTGACCGAACGAGGAAAATTCCGGTCACAGTGCTGTTGCGCGCGCTCGGATTCTCGACGGATGCTGAAATTTTAAACCTTTTGGGTGAAGACGACTATCTGAGAAACACGCTTGAAAAGGATAGCACAGATTCGACCGAAAAAGCGCTGACTGAAATTTATGAGCGTTTGCGTCCAGGTGAACCACCGACGGTAGAGAATGCGCGAAATCTCTTGTCTTCACGCTTTTTTGATCCGAAGCGCTACGACTTGGCTAACGTGGGCCGTTACAAAATTAATAAGAAGCTGCATCTTAAAAACCGTCTGTTGAACCAGCGGTTGGCAGAGACGCTGGTCGATCCGGAAACGGGGGAAGTGATTGCGGAGCCCGGACAGTTGATCGATCGCCGTCTGCTTGACCGTCTGACGGTTTATCTCGAGAACGGGCTGAATCAAGTGACATTGCGCTCAAACGCGGGACTTCTCGAAGATCCGACGATTGTGATGCAAGAGGTGCGCATTCTCAGTCAACTCGAAGAGGGAAAATCGATCAAAGTGATCGGGAATGGCCAGATCGACCGCCAGGTGAAAAATATCATCCCGGCGGACATTATCGCCTCGATCAATTACTTTATGAATTTGCTGCACGGTGTAGGAACGACGGATGACATTGACCATCTCGGGAATCGCCGCCTGCGCTCTGTGGGAGAGCTGCTCCAAAACCAGTTTCGCATTGGCCTGTCGCGCATGGAGCGCGTAGTCCGCGAGCGGATGTCAATTCAGGATGCCAACGCGATCACGCCGCAGGCGTTGATCAACATACGTCCGGTGATTGCCGCGATCAAAGAGTTTTTTGGCTCCAGCCAGTTGTCGCAATTTATGGATCAGACCAATCCCTTGGCGGAGTTGACGCACAAGCGTCGCCTGTCGGCTCTCGGGCCGGGTGGACTCACGCGTGAGCGGGCAGGTTTTGAGGTGCGCGACGTTCACCCGTCGCACTATGGACGCATGTGTCCGATCGAGACGCCTGAGGGTCCAAACATTGGACTTATCAACTCGCTCTCAACGTATGCGCGCATCAATGAGTTCGGGTTTATTGAGACGCCGTACCGCCGTCTTGATCCGGATACGGGTCGCATTTCTGAAGTGGCGGACTATTTGACAGCGGATGAAGAAGATAATTATGTCATCGGGCAGGCTGTCGCTAAGCTGACAGAAGACAACCGCATGGTCGAGGACGAGCAGATCGTTCGCTACAAGGGCGATATTCTTACCATGCCGAAAGAGCGGGTCGATTATATCGACGTTTCGCCAAAGCAGGTCGTATCAGTGGCGACGGCGATGATTCCGTTTCTTGAGAATGATGATGCGAACCGTGCGCTTATGGGTTCGAACATGCAGCGTCAAGCGGTGCCGCTGCTTGTGACTGAGGCGCCGTTTGTGGGAACGGGAATGGAACACAAAGCAGCAAAGGACTCGGGTGTCGTTATTGTGGCGCGTCACGACGGTGTTGTTGAGCGCGTAACGGCCAATGAGATTATTGTGCGCACGGAGCTTCAAGTGGATGGTCAGTTGGTAAAGGGCGATGCGGTGCGCTATCGCTGTCAGAAGTTTATGCGCTCAAACCAGGGGACGTGCATCAATCAGCGACCGCTCGTTCGCATTGGCGACCGCGTGAAACGCGGTGATATCTTGGCGGACGGACCTGCGACAGAGCAGGGTGAATTGGCGCTCGGACGGAATGTGCTCGTCGCGTTTATGACGTGGGAAGGGTACAACTACGAGGATGCGATTCTGCTCAGCGAGACGATGGTCAAAGACGACGTGTACACATCGATTCACATTGAAGAGTACGAGTGTGAAGCGCGCGATACGAAGCTTGGGCCGGAAGAAATCACGCGCGATATCCCGAACGTGGGTGAAGAGGCGCTGCGCAATCTGGATGACCGCGGTATCATTCGCATTGGCGCGGAAATTTTTGCAAACGACATTCTTGTCGGGAAGGTAACGCCAAAAGGTGTTACGGAACTCACCGCTGAAGAACGCCTGCTTCACGCGATCTTCGGAGAGAAGGCGCGTGAGGTTCGCGATACGTCGCAGCGCGTGCCAAACGGCGGTGCGGGTATCGTGGTCGACGTGAAGGTGTTCACGCGTGAGAATGGTGATGAGTTGCCACCTGGCGTGAACCAGTTGGTGCGCGTTTATATCGCGCAGAAACGGAAGATCTCCGAGGGTGACAAGATGGCAGGCCGTCACGGCAATAAGGGTGTCGTCGCGAGGATCATGCCGATTGAGGATATGCCTTATTTGCCGGATGGCACGCCTGTACAAATTGTTTTGAATCCACTGGGTGTTCCCTCCCGGATGAACATTGGGCAGGTGCTTGAGACACATCTTGGAATGGCTGCGAAGATGCTCGGCATTCATGTGGCGACGCCGGTTTTTGACGGTGCCCACGAGAGCGACGTGTTTGACGCGCTGGAAGAGGCGGGACTTGCGCGGGATGGCAAGACGGTGCTCTATGACGGGAGAACGGGCGAGCGCTTTGACGGGCGCGTCACGGTCGGATATGTGTACATGCTGAAATTGGCGCACTTGGTCGATGACAAGATTCACGCGCGCTCCACGGGACCGTACTCGCTTGTCACGCAGCAGCCCCTTGGTGGTAAGGCGCAGTTTGGCGGACAGCGCTTTGGCGAGATGGAAGTGTGGGCGCTTGAAGCGTATGGTGCGGCTTATACATTGCAAGAGATTCTCACCGTCAAATCAGACGACGTCGTGGGACGTGTGAAAACGTACGAAGCGATCGTCAAAGGTGAGAATGTTCCGGAACCTGGTGTGCCTGAGTCGTTCAAAGTGTTGATCAAGGAACTGCAAAGTCTTGGTCTCGATGTCAAGATCTTGTCTGAAGATGAGCAAGAGATCGCGATGCGCGAAGTCGATGAAGATGATGACACATCAGAAAAACTCAACTTTAGCCTCGAAATGCGCGAGTTAGGCGACGACTGA